A portion of the Bacteroides faecium genome contains these proteins:
- the ruvA gene encoding Holliday junction branch migration protein RuvA, with protein MIEYIRGELAELSPATAVIDCNGVGYAANISLNTYSAIQGKKTCKLYIYEAIREDAYVLYGFAEKQEREIFLLLISVSGIGGNTARMILSALSPAELVNVISTENANMLKTVKGIGLKTAQRVIVDLKDKIKTMGMSAAGGVAGAGGMLLQAANAEVMEEAVAALTMLGFATAPSQKVVLAIMKEEPDAPVEKVIKLALKRL; from the coding sequence ATGATAGAATATATTAGAGGCGAGCTTGCCGAACTCAGTCCGGCAACCGCGGTAATCGACTGTAACGGGGTGGGGTATGCCGCCAATATATCCTTGAATACCTATTCGGCTATTCAGGGAAAGAAAACTTGTAAGTTGTATATTTATGAGGCGATTCGTGAGGATGCGTATGTGTTGTATGGCTTTGCCGAGAAGCAGGAGCGGGAGATTTTCCTGTTGCTGATTTCTGTTTCGGGCATCGGCGGGAATACGGCACGTATGATTCTTTCCGCCCTTTCGCCTGCCGAACTGGTGAATGTAATCAGCACCGAAAACGCGAATATGCTGAAAACGGTGAAAGGTATCGGTCTGAAGACTGCGCAGCGTGTGATTGTCGACCTGAAAGACAAGATTAAGACGATGGGAATGTCTGCCGCGGGCGGCGTTGCCGGTGCGGGTGGCATGTTGCTGCAAGCCGCCAACGCGGAAGTGATGGAAGAGGCTGTGGCTGCATTGACAATGCTCGGTTTTGCCACTGCGCCTTCGCAGAAGGTGGTGTTGGCTATCATGAAGGAAGA
- a CDS encoding diaminopimelate dehydrogenase translates to MKKVRAAIVGYGNIGHYVLEALQAAPDFEIAGVVRRAGAENKPEELANYAVVKDIKELEGVDVAILCTPTRSVEKYAKEYLAMGINTVDSFDIHTGIVDLRRTLDAAAKEHKAVSIISAGWDPGSDSIVRTMLEAIAPKGITYTNFGPGMSMGHTVAVKAVDGVKAALSMTIPTGTGIHRRMVYIELKDGYKFEEVAAAIKADPYFVNDETHVKLVPSVDALLDMGHGVNLTRKGVSGKTQNQLFEFNMRINNPALTAQVLVCVARASMKQQPGCYTMVEVPVIDLLPGDREEWIGHLV, encoded by the coding sequence ATGAAAAAAGTAAGAGCCGCCATCGTCGGTTATGGCAACATTGGACACTACGTACTTGAAGCGCTACAAGCAGCGCCTGATTTCGAAATAGCCGGAGTCGTTCGTCGCGCAGGAGCAGAGAACAAACCGGAAGAGTTGGCAAACTACGCAGTAGTAAAGGACATTAAAGAGCTGGAAGGCGTAGACGTGGCAATCCTTTGCACGCCCACCCGCAGCGTTGAGAAATATGCAAAAGAATACCTGGCTATGGGCATCAATACCGTAGACAGTTTCGATATCCACACCGGCATCGTCGACTTGCGCCGCACACTGGACGCAGCAGCCAAGGAACACAAAGCCGTATCCATCATCTCCGCAGGCTGGGACCCGGGAAGTGACTCCATCGTGCGTACGATGCTCGAAGCGATTGCCCCGAAAGGCATCACCTACACCAACTTCGGTCCGGGCATGAGCATGGGACACACCGTAGCCGTGAAAGCCGTCGACGGAGTGAAAGCCGCCCTTTCCATGACCATCCCCACCGGTACGGGAATCCACCGCCGCATGGTGTACATCGAACTGAAAGACGGATACAAGTTTGAGGAAGTGGCCGCCGCCATCAAGGCAGACCCTTACTTCGTGAATGACGAGACGCACGTGAAACTCGTTCCGAGCGTAGACGCGCTGCTCGATATGGGACACGGTGTAAATCTCACTCGCAAAGGCGTATCGGGAAAAACGCAGAACCAGTTGTTCGAATTTAATATGCGCATCAACAATCCCGCACTGACCGCACAGGTATTGGTATGCGTGGCACGCGCTTCGATGAAACAACAGCCGGGATGCTACACTATGGTGGAAGTTCCGGTCATCGACCTTCTTCCGGGCGACCGTGAAGAATGGATCGGACACTTAGTATAA
- a CDS encoding DUF3857 domain-containing protein, which translates to MGKLFILCALLFQALSPVYSQQTDTDVINPSMKYGKPTMEELKMTTYAPDTAATAVVLYAKNNARYDLLNNDFRLVYTYEIKIKVLKSEGTSYADIIIPYYSKERAGGNMKENITQLDASAYNLEDGKIIRTKMKRDLVFEERLNKNYMQIKFSIPAVREGTVFEYKYQLNSDFYYSINHWEAQRSIPVIHTQYDITIPEYFLFNLDMRGSHSLNMKDQSESLSYTLHYQNGQVEQLLCSGRHLSFTGKQLPALRPDKYVWCADDYMSGVGFELRGINFPGSLYKSFTNTWETIDKMLLEDEDFGSLLKMRNPYRDEMAALALDKLTDRQDKIAAIYTFLKKKMSWNGQYRLYGSEVRKAIKNGTGNNADINFVLMSMLHDAQIPCYPAVMSRKTLGILPLSHPSIQKLNTFVVGIADTDSTFVFLDGSVTNGYINTLPPALMVDRARLLSKADGGNWIDLSQLGKNQIRSSIKAQIHPDGRITGTRQTGYTGQHAANFRRNYHTAKDSAEFITKLETEENIKVQTFSTTGVDAFSSIVKESLEFEKQANVNDNLIYINPMIFLHVSKCPFTQAERQLPLEMPYAEQIIQVTNLTIPEGYTVDELPAPLNAFTEDKQGFCRYLVHQNGNQLIITYSFSSNKLIYPISEYKLVKSFWELIAEKNNEILVLKKI; encoded by the coding sequence ATGGGAAAACTATTCATTCTCTGCGCATTACTATTCCAAGCCCTGTCGCCCGTTTACTCGCAACAAACAGACACAGACGTCATCAACCCCAGTATGAAATACGGCAAACCCACTATGGAAGAGCTGAAGATGACCACCTACGCACCGGACACTGCGGCAACCGCCGTCGTACTGTACGCCAAAAACAACGCCCGCTACGACCTGCTGAACAATGACTTCCGGCTCGTGTACACCTACGAGATAAAAATAAAGGTACTGAAATCCGAAGGCACGTCCTATGCGGACATCATCATACCTTATTACTCTAAAGAAAGAGCAGGCGGCAACATGAAAGAAAACATCACCCAGCTCGACGCTTCCGCCTACAACCTCGAAGACGGCAAGATAATACGCACCAAGATGAAGCGCGACCTCGTCTTCGAAGAAAGGCTCAACAAGAACTATATGCAGATAAAGTTCTCCATCCCCGCCGTCCGTGAGGGAACCGTATTCGAGTACAAATACCAACTCAACTCCGACTTCTATTACAGCATCAACCACTGGGAAGCGCAGAGAAGCATCCCCGTCATCCACACGCAATATGACATCACCATCCCCGAATATTTCCTGTTCAACCTCGACATGAGAGGCTCACATTCACTGAACATGAAAGACCAGTCGGAAAGCCTTTCCTACACGCTCCACTACCAAAACGGCCAAGTGGAACAGCTCCTCTGCAGCGGACGCCACCTGAGCTTTACCGGCAAGCAACTGCCCGCTCTCCGCCCCGACAAATACGTATGGTGCGCGGACGATTACATGAGTGGTGTCGGCTTCGAACTGCGTGGAATCAACTTCCCCGGCTCACTCTACAAATCGTTCACCAACACCTGGGAGACTATCGACAAGATGCTGCTCGAAGACGAGGACTTCGGCTCCCTGCTCAAAATGCGTAATCCCTACCGCGACGAAATGGCTGCACTGGCGCTCGACAAACTGACCGACAGGCAGGACAAGATTGCCGCCATCTACACCTTCCTCAAAAAGAAAATGTCATGGAACGGTCAATACAGACTTTACGGCAGCGAAGTGAGAAAAGCGATAAAGAACGGAACCGGCAACAACGCGGACATCAACTTCGTACTCATGAGCATGCTGCATGACGCGCAGATTCCCTGCTATCCGGCCGTAATGAGCCGCAAGACGTTGGGGATTCTTCCACTCTCGCACCCTTCCATCCAGAAGCTGAACACGTTCGTAGTCGGCATAGCGGATACGGACAGCACCTTCGTATTCCTCGACGGCTCCGTCACCAACGGATATATAAACACGCTGCCACCCGCATTGATGGTAGACCGCGCCCGTCTCCTCAGCAAAGCGGACGGGGGCAACTGGATAGACCTCAGCCAACTCGGCAAGAACCAAATCCGCTCGTCCATCAAAGCGCAGATTCATCCCGACGGACGAATAACGGGAACCCGCCAGACCGGATACACCGGACAGCACGCCGCCAACTTCCGCAGAAACTATCATACCGCCAAGGACAGCGCGGAATTTATCACCAAACTGGAAACGGAAGAAAACATCAAAGTGCAAACATTCTCAACCACAGGCGTGGACGCTTTCTCTTCCATCGTAAAGGAGAGTCTCGAATTTGAAAAGCAAGCGAACGTGAACGACAATCTGATTTACATCAACCCGATGATTTTCCTGCATGTCAGCAAATGTCCGTTCACCCAGGCCGAACGCCAACTGCCGCTGGAAATGCCTTATGCCGAACAAATCATTCAAGTGACCAACCTCACCATCCCCGAAGGATATACCGTCGACGAGCTGCCGGCTCCCTTGAATGCGTTTACGGAAGACAAACAGGGATTCTGCCGCTACCTCGTACATCAGAACGGCAACCAGCTTATCATCACCTACTCGTTCAGTTCCAACAAACTGATTTATCCCATCAGCGAATACAAGTTGGTGAAATCGTTCTGGGAACTGATTGCCGAAAAAAACAACGAAATATTAGTACTCAAGAAAATATAA
- a CDS encoding transglutaminase-like domain-containing protein gives MKHPNQSNSIKHFIKKVPALSYVVFCLSLLATPARAQDTMKDANSVVTDARTEILCKSMTQSLEKESRTITILNRKGLEDAAFYCGCDMFRSLQKFSGEIINASGQTVRKIKKSDLQKSEYSSSLTTDDYFYYYECNYPSFPFTVKYEWEMKCNNGLIGYSTFVPQTSFNQGVEKAAYRIELPAGQGCRYRELNTQGKGIEAKESTGPEGQQVIEVTAHQLSPILREPFGPSSAELFPRVYFAPSAFKYDKSEGDLSTWQKYGEWQYQLLDGRDQLTDPFRAKLHELTAHCSTDREKVKAVYNYLAKTTRYVSIQLGIGGLQPIAAADVCRTGFGDCKGLSNYTRAMLKELGIPSTYTVISTTNERLLPDYSSANQMNHVILQVPLPQDTLWLECTNPQLPFGYVHQSIAGHDALLIEPEGGRIHRLPTYPDSLNTQCIVADVTLSPTAEAKISVNEVSRLFQYEDEAGIVYLQPNKQKDRIRADINLSQADILNLQIKECKETAPSITFDYSVNSNQYGHKTGNRLFVPANIFRKGFSVPSVTKRTYPIHINYGYSDTDSIRIRLPEGYAIEGLPKPIDVTSKFGSFHSSVEVKDKEIHIVHRLFMPKGIYAPDEYETFIGFRKLVAGQYGGKIILKKE, from the coding sequence ATGAAACATCCCAATCAATCCAACTCTATAAAGCACTTCATAAAGAAAGTACCCGCCCTGTCTTATGTCGTTTTTTGCCTGAGCCTTCTGGCAACGCCCGCCCGCGCACAAGACACGATGAAGGATGCCAACTCCGTCGTCACGGACGCCCGGACAGAAATCCTCTGCAAGTCAATGACTCAATCCTTAGAAAAGGAAAGCCGGACTATCACCATACTCAACCGCAAAGGTCTGGAAGACGCCGCCTTCTATTGCGGATGCGACATGTTCCGCTCTCTGCAGAAATTCTCCGGAGAAATTATCAACGCTTCGGGACAGACCGTACGCAAGATAAAGAAATCCGACCTTCAAAAGAGCGAATACAGTTCCTCGCTCACCACAGACGATTATTTCTATTATTACGAGTGCAACTACCCTTCCTTCCCCTTCACGGTGAAGTACGAATGGGAAATGAAATGCAACAACGGGCTAATCGGTTACTCCACCTTCGTCCCGCAAACGAGCTTCAACCAAGGCGTAGAGAAAGCCGCCTACCGGATTGAACTTCCCGCCGGACAGGGATGCCGATACCGCGAACTGAACACACAGGGAAAAGGAATAGAAGCGAAAGAATCCACCGGCCCCGAAGGTCAGCAAGTGATAGAAGTCACCGCACACCAACTGTCTCCCATCCTCAGGGAACCTTTCGGCCCAAGCTCCGCCGAATTATTCCCCCGCGTCTATTTCGCCCCTTCCGCTTTCAAGTACGACAAATCCGAAGGAGACTTGAGCACCTGGCAAAAATACGGAGAATGGCAGTACCAACTGCTCGACGGACGCGACCAGCTCACCGACCCTTTCCGCGCCAAACTGCACGAGCTGACCGCCCACTGTTCCACCGACCGGGAGAAAGTGAAAGCCGTCTACAACTATCTCGCCAAGACTACCCGCTACGTCAGTATCCAGTTAGGCATCGGCGGCTTGCAGCCTATCGCCGCCGCGGACGTCTGCCGCACGGGGTTCGGCGACTGCAAAGGCTTGTCCAACTACACCCGTGCCATGCTGAAAGAGCTGGGTATTCCCTCTACTTATACAGTCATCAGCACCACCAACGAACGGCTGCTCCCCGACTATTCGAGCGCCAACCAGATGAACCATGTCATTCTGCAAGTCCCGCTTCCGCAGGATACGCTCTGGCTGGAATGTACCAATCCGCAGCTTCCTTTCGGCTACGTCCATCAGAGCATTGCCGGACACGACGCCCTATTGATAGAACCGGAAGGCGGCAGGATACACCGTCTGCCCACTTATCCCGATTCGCTGAATACGCAATGCATCGTCGCCGACGTCACCCTCTCCCCCACGGCGGAAGCGAAAATATCGGTCAACGAAGTGTCCCGCCTGTTCCAATACGAAGACGAAGCGGGCATCGTGTACCTTCAGCCCAACAAGCAGAAAGACCGCATCCGTGCGGACATCAACCTGTCTCAAGCTGATATTCTGAACCTTCAAATAAAGGAGTGCAAAGAGACAGCCCCGTCCATCACCTTCGACTATTCCGTCAACAGCAACCAATACGGACATAAGACGGGAAACCGCCTGTTCGTCCCCGCCAACATTTTCAGAAAGGGATTCAGCGTCCCTTCCGTCACGAAGCGCACGTATCCTATCCATATCAACTACGGCTATTCGGACACGGACAGTATCCGCATCCGCCTACCGGAAGGATATGCCATCGAAGGTCTTCCGAAACCGATTGACGTGACGAGCAAATTCGGGAGTTTCCACTCCAGTGTCGAGGTGAAGGACAAGGAGATACATATCGTTCATCGTTTATTCATGCCGAAAGGAATTTATGCTCCCGATGAATACGAGACATTCATCGGCTTCCGTAAACTGGTGGCAGGGCAATATGGTGGCAAAATCATTCTAAAAAAGGAATAA
- the trhA gene encoding PAQR family membrane homeostasis protein TrhA, producing the protein MENKRYNNIEEWANTLSHGVGILLGVVAGYFLLEKASVNVEAQWAVPCVIVYLAGMLSSYVSSTWYHGSRPGRVKELLRKFDHGAIYLHIAGTYTPFTLLILRHAGGWGWGIFSFVWLSAVVGFILSFKKLKEHSNLETVCYVGMGASILVALKPLLDQLEMAGAAPAFWWLIGGGVSYIVGAVFYSLRKPYMHATFHLFCLGGSIGHIIAIWLIL; encoded by the coding sequence TTGGAAAACAAAAGATACAATAATATAGAAGAATGGGCGAATACGCTCAGTCATGGGGTAGGCATCCTGTTGGGAGTCGTAGCCGGATATTTCTTGCTAGAAAAGGCTTCCGTGAATGTCGAAGCGCAATGGGCAGTGCCTTGCGTCATTGTCTATCTGGCAGGGATGCTTTCGTCTTATGTCAGTTCCACGTGGTATCACGGCAGTCGTCCGGGGAGAGTGAAAGAGTTGCTCCGCAAGTTCGACCACGGTGCTATCTATCTCCATATTGCAGGTACTTATACGCCTTTCACACTGCTCATACTACGGCATGCAGGCGGATGGGGATGGGGGATTTTCTCTTTTGTATGGCTGTCGGCTGTTGTCGGTTTCATTCTCAGCTTTAAAAAGCTGAAAGAACACAGCAATCTCGAAACGGTCTGTTATGTGGGGATGGGCGCTTCGATACTGGTCGCCTTGAAACCTTTACTGGACCAGTTGGAGATGGCAGGAGCCGCTCCCGCTTTCTGGTGGCTGATAGGCGGTGGAGTTTCTTATATTGTGGGAGCTGTATTCTACTCATTGCGCAAGCCTTATATGCATGCCACGTTCCACCTGTTCTGCCTGGGCGGGAGCATAGGACATATCATTGCAATCTGGCTGATTCTGTAA
- a CDS encoding GNAT family N-acetyltransferase produces the protein MEHSIDFWELLKQGKVTVTHLNTDYEFKSFNCGNTDLNDFLFADSKIYLKYLRYTTTLLETENRIIAYYSLANDLLKISDRQDFADEMEGCRDKIEFDFWERFLNQKMYPAAKIGRLAVDKDFQDQGIGTFLIRSLVQSFIRKNKTGCQFITVDAINDNTQRTIKFYENNGFKYLTMNDVNRESRQMYKSLLEYI, from the coding sequence GTGGAACATTCTATTGACTTTTGGGAGTTGCTGAAACAGGGAAAAGTAACAGTAACCCACTTAAATACAGATTATGAGTTTAAGTCGTTCAATTGCGGGAATACCGATTTGAACGATTTTTTATTTGCTGATTCGAAAATATACTTAAAGTATCTTCGCTATACGACAACGTTGCTGGAAACTGAAAATCGGATAATAGCTTATTACAGCCTTGCCAATGATTTGTTAAAGATATCAGATCGCCAGGATTTTGCTGATGAGATGGAAGGTTGTAGAGATAAAATTGAGTTTGATTTTTGGGAACGATTTTTAAACCAAAAGATGTATCCAGCAGCAAAAATAGGAAGACTTGCCGTGGATAAAGATTTTCAAGATCAAGGTATTGGTACTTTTCTTATCAGGTCATTAGTACAAAGTTTTATTAGGAAAAACAAGACTGGCTGTCAGTTTATAACTGTAGATGCTATTAATGATAATACTCAACGAACTATAAAATTCTATGAAAATAATGGTTTTAAGTATCTCACAATGAATGACGTGAATAGAGAGTCGAGACAAATGTATAAATCGTTATTGGAGTATATCTAG
- the rpiA gene encoding ribose 5-phosphate isomerase A — translation MDWENYLIKQLQWSDTIINREAKEHVAREIAAIAKNGETIGAGSGSTVYLTLFELARRIREEHLHIEVIPASKEISMTCIQLGIPQTTLWNKRPDWTFDGADEVDPQQNLIKGRGGAMFKEKLLIRSSRKTFIIIDPGKRVDRLGSKFPVPVEIFPDSLAYAESELQRLGASEIILRPAHGKDGPIFTENGNFILDTRFSSIDDSLEERLKKITGVIESGLFIGYDIEVIVAK, via the coding sequence ATGGACTGGGAAAATTATCTGATAAAGCAGCTTCAATGGTCGGACACCATTATCAACCGTGAAGCGAAAGAACACGTAGCCCGCGAGATTGCCGCAATAGCCAAAAACGGGGAAACCATCGGAGCCGGTTCCGGCTCCACCGTCTACCTGACACTGTTCGAACTGGCACGGCGGATTCGCGAAGAGCACCTGCATATCGAAGTTATCCCCGCTTCCAAAGAAATCTCCATGACCTGCATACAGCTAGGTATCCCCCAAACCACCCTCTGGAACAAACGTCCCGACTGGACTTTCGACGGAGCGGACGAAGTAGACCCGCAGCAGAACCTGATAAAAGGTCGTGGCGGAGCCATGTTCAAAGAGAAACTGCTCATCCGGAGCAGCCGTAAGACATTCATCATCATCGACCCCGGCAAACGGGTCGACCGGCTGGGAAGCAAATTCCCCGTTCCCGTGGAAATCTTTCCCGATTCACTGGCTTATGCAGAAAGCGAACTGCAACGCTTAGGCGCATCGGAAATCATTCTCCGTCCCGCCCACGGAAAGGACGGGCCAATCTTTACAGAAAACGGAAACTTCATCCTCGACACCCGCTTCAGCTCCATTGACGATTCCCTCGAAGAACGGCTGAAGAAAATCACCGGCGTCATAGAAAGCGGACTGTTCATAGGTTATGACATTGAGGTTATCGTGGCGAAATAA